The genomic window GTTTATGCTCTGCGATTATCGCCAACTATCTGATGCTCGCAAATATGACAGAATTATAGCTTggtaaaactctttttttgtccATCTTTGTTAAATTACCTTGTAATCTGTTTATGACATAACATTTCTGGATGTTTCAGTGAGATGATAGAAGCGGTTGGCCACGAGTTTATGGATAAGTTTTTCAGTTGTTGTGAAGATGCGCTTGCAGAAAACGGCATTTTTGTCCTACAGGTAACACTTGCTTCTTCCTCACGGTTCCCTCATCATTATATTGCAAAATCATTGATCGTTTTAATGGTTAACTGTACAACAGTTCACAGCGATACCCGAGGCTCTTTACGACGAGAGCAGACTAACTTCAGGTTTCATAACGGAATACATATTCCCTGGTGGATGTCTTCCTTCTTTAGCCAGAGTTACTTCAGCCATGGCCTCTTCCTCTAGGCTATGGtaaaatcttttctttatcaaattttagCTTCAAATGCAATTCTctgctttctccttctccgaCGGCCTACCTAGTATCTAACACCGGGTCAAATACAGCATTGAAAACGTTGAGAACATTGGGATCCATTACTACCACACGTTGAGATGTTGGAGGAAGAACTTTTTGGAGAGACAAAAGTaagatgaaaatattaaaaacctttcctctgttttgcttttcaGGAATCTGTATGTTTTTTCATATGTCCAATAAAACTAACTATTATCTGCGCAGACAAATCATCGATCTTGGATTCGACGATAAATTCATAAGGACATGGGAATATTATTTCGACTATTGTGCAGCTGGTTTCAAGACTCTTACCCTTAGAAGCTACCAGGTAAAACACACACTCGAGCACATTAATAGAAACATAAGCATGTCGTTTTCCTCAAGTCTCATTTTAGACTTGCTTTGAATAACTTATATGCATTCATGTAACATTGCAGATAGTTTTCTCACGCCCAGGGAACGTCGCTGCGTTCGGTGATGATGATCCATTCCGCAGTTCCACTAGAAAAAACAACATTATAtagatgaaacaaaagattatCTTAGACGCTCGAAAATGTTCTGCTTTCATGATTGATTATGCATTCTGTATAAACAGCTTTTCTCTGTCCAGACCATTATAAAGCAAAAGATTATACATAACCTGAAATGTGTGTGAACATTTATTCAAGCTGTTATGGTGCAATGGTTCACTTCCATTGAAAAAAACTTTACTGCTGTCCAAGATTGAGTACTATGATGTAACTCAAGATCTCTGTGAAAGGGCTAACACATGGACAAAACGGTCAATACTACACATAATTACATGAGACACATGGATGCAAATACACTGGTATTAGTATTACACTATCTATTGAACAACTTAGATGTTTTAAATAAGTATATAACCATGCCTTTTTCCGCAAATCTCATTATAGACTTGAATTGAATAACTTATATCATGCATTTCTGCAACATTGTAGATAGCTTTCTCACGTCCAAGGAACATAGTTTTTATTCGGTGAAGATGTGTGACAGGACTAAAATCACAGTCCATTTCTTTCTCTACCGCACTATTTCAATAAATATCTAAACCCATTTTCGGTTTGTTCATCCGGTCAAGCTTTGTAAAATTCAACCTTGGCCAGATGTTGGACCACACAAACCTTGTGTACACATGTGTCATTTGAAGAATATAATCAATAGTTTATCATCTACCTTATCTCATCTTTCTCCCTCTCTCCTCATTCTTGCTcgtcatcaatcatcatcatccgaAACCTCAGATCTCTAAGGTACTTATTTATTCTCAAATCACTTTTTAGGTTGTATTTTACCTAggtttgttattattttctccGAGAATATAGAAAACTCTGGATaggattattattattttctctatCCTATGGTTTCAAGATGATCCATTCCACAGCTTTGtgttaactaaaaaaactaGCAATGTTAGATGAATCATTTCCAATCTGGAGTACTACTCCCATTTCTTGTGTTAATTTCCCCGAGAAACACATTAGactattattttcttgaaaatgtGTGAATTCACaacaagatatttttttattttaactaaattaaaaatagaacaTGTGAAAAACAAGAGATAATCAGATAGCGACCCCAACATCAGTTTTCACGTATGGATTTGATATATAACAGAACACAATGTGGCTTGTTTATGCTATAACTCGCTTATTCTTCAATCACTCTCCAATTTCTTCATATTAGGCttttgtttatcaaatttattcccgttttttggaaaatatataaataatcatcagaagaaaaaagacaaagaaaaaccTACTTTTGGTAAATTCAGTCCAGCCAACTTTCACTTTCCAAGTCTATTAATTGTGTGCCAAGTACAaggtttttttattagaatataattttacattttttcaggaaaaaaaaaaaaacactgcTGACtacatttatcttcttttttttttttcattttctttcaaatatttattcattGGTGTCTCGGTTCTTATATTAGGGTCTTTGCATTCTCCATCCTCCTATCAGTACTCCCTCTTCTCTTTAGGGTATGAGTTTCATCAATAGCTCAGCATCTGAAAAACAACTACTCTAATTTGGATCCATCACATAAAAACAACTACTCTAATTTGGATCCATCACATCCGCAAATATccataataatataaaattacagaaataaaatgtgtcatataatctttttcaaactaatataaataaatatgttagaCATTTATTAAGGACATTCTCAAATATATCacactttttattattatgatattatatatctaaatattatacatatttgaaaacaaattaatatatgaaagCTGATCCGGACCAAATCTTAAATTACGATATTTGGCTCCTAATTTCCAGAACTTCACATATCATTTTTATCAGAACAGATCGGATATGGATATCATGACTTTTAATTCgaataattttataagaactataataaattttaatattgttttagtttgtatatattatgtttGTTTAAGATGTTCTTAATTAGGGTAAACTCTTGACACATAGAATCTAAAGCAATATAATTAGTTATCTTTTCATGGTTTTTAATTGTCTGATCCATGAAGACAGACTAAAAGGCAATGATCACTCCACATTGAATATGTAAataactcttcttctctttttgttatctttagGCCGGGATGGTAATTGCACGAGGTTTGTTAGGGATACAAACAACTCTTGTGAAAAATATGCAACATATGGTATTTTCCCTAACCGAAGCAGGGGCTCGACTTTTCGTTACCAGATTCTTTAGACAATTCATATCGATCGGTTGTGTAACGTGAGACTCACTTTATTTCCTCgattcaaataatataatgttACACATTAATACTTATGAACTGAACAGGATACTAGAAGGAGACACGATATTCATATTTGGGGAAAATGAATCTACTTGTCCTTTGAAATCTATCCTCAAGATTCACAGTCCTCAGTTTTACTGGAAGGtaacatatatacaaagacaaaaagaaaagttaaaatagACTTTCTATAGCTCAAAtagaacttgattttttttctcttaggTTATGACACTAGCAGATTTAGGACTTGCAGATGCTTATATCAATGGAGATTTTTCTTTCGTCGATAAAGACTCAGGACTTTTGAATCTGATTATGGTACATAATATATACTTGTAGAAGCATAGGTACTTACTTCTTCGATTGTTCGAGTTATTTCTAATGGTTTTTATCTACAGATTCTCATTGCAAACAGAGACCTGAACTCACGAAAATCAAACCTTGCCAAGAAAAGGTAGAACCTTACAACTTTCTCCATAAAGAGTTTTACGCTTGGGATGCAAACTTTATTTCCTAAGCTAtcacttgtgtttttttaccTTACAGGGGATGGTGGACACCAGTGTTTCTAACTGCCAGCTTAGCATCTGCAACATATTATCTAAAGCATGTCTGTAGACAGAACACTTTAACTCAAGCTCGAAGGAACGTTTCTAGTCATTATGACCTTGTACGTGCTTGAgaattaattttcttgtttataatCGGATTTCTGTTAATAGAGCAACGAGTTTTTCGGTCTCTTCATGGATGATACCATGATGTACTCCTCTGCAGTATTCAAGGTGACCATTAAAAACTTCCAGagtatttttctctttttcagtttctcttACTTTATTATGATCCTGACATCAACCTTTCGccatttttcatgtttatataGTCAGAAAATGAGAATCTTAGAACTGCACAGATGAGAAAAATACATCTTTTAATCGAAAAGGTAAGATCTATAGGAGatcattttctatatttttaacaagaaccactgttttttctttgttttttagtgatcaaaatttggaaatttcAGGCGAGGATAAAGAAGAACCATATGAGGTTTTAGAGATAGGATGCGGATGGGGAACTTTAGCCATAGAAGTTGTGAAAAGAACTGGATGCAAATACACTGGCTTTACTCTATCTATTGAACAACTTAAATATGTAGAAGAGAAAGTTAAAGAAGCTGGACTTCAGGTTTGCATAATCCATTTCTGTTTATGATCTCCAAGGCTCTGACTAACATTTTAACTTCTTAATCATAGGAGCGGATTACGTTTAAGCTCTGCGATTATCGCCAACTATGTGATACTCAAAAATAT from Arabidopsis thaliana chromosome 3, partial sequence includes these protein-coding regions:
- a CDS encoding Cyclopropane-fatty-acyl-phospholipid synthase (Cyclopropane-fatty-acyl-phospholipid synthase; INVOLVED IN: lipid biosynthetic process; LOCATED IN: cellular_component unknown; CONTAINS InterPro DOMAIN/s: Cyclopropane-fatty-acyl-phospholipid/mycolic acid synthase (InterPro:IPR003333); BEST Arabidopsis thaliana protein match is: Cyclopropane-fatty-acyl-phospholipid synthase (TAIR:AT3G23470.1); Has 9503 Blast hits to 9491 proteins in 1576 species: Archae - 9; Bacteria - 4978; Metazoa - 65; Fungi - 341; Plants - 241; Viruses - 0; Other Eukaryotes - 3869 (source: NCBI BLink).), coding for MVIARGLLGIQTTLVKNMQHMVFSLTEAGARLFVTRFFRQFISIGCVTILEGDTIFIFGENESTCPLKSILKIHSPQFYWKVMTLADLGLADAYINGDFSFVDKDSGLLNLIMILIANRDLNSRKSNLAKKRGWWTPVFLTASLASATYYLKHVCRQNTLTQARRNVSSHYDLSNEFFGLFMDDTMMYSSAVFKSENENLRTAQMRKIHLLIEKDKEEPYEVLEIGCGWGTLAIEVVKRTGCKYTGFTLSIEQLKYVEEKVKEAGLQERITFKLCDYRQLCDTQKYDRIISCEMIEHVGHKFMETFFSHCEAALAEDGIFVLQFTAIPEELYDESRLTSGFITEYIFPGGCLPSLARVTSAMASSSRLCIENVENIGIHYYPTLRYWRKNLLERQKQIIDLGFDEKFLRTWEYYFDYCAAGFKTLTLRNYQVTHTHSSTLTRNITML
- a CDS encoding Cyclopropane-fatty-acyl-phospholipid synthase (Cyclopropane-fatty-acyl-phospholipid synthase; INVOLVED IN: lipid biosynthetic process; LOCATED IN: cellular_component unknown; CONTAINS InterPro DOMAIN/s: Cyclopropane-fatty-acyl-phospholipid/mycolic acid synthase (InterPro:IPR003333); BEST Arabidopsis thaliana protein match is: Cyclopropane-fatty-acyl-phospholipid synthase (TAIR:AT3G23470.1).) translates to MVIARGLLGIQTTLVKNMQHMVFSLTEAGARLFVTRFFRQFISIGCVTILEGDTIFIFGENESTCPLKSILKIHSPQFYWKVMTLADLGLADAYINGDFSFVDKDSGLLNLIMILIANRDLNSRKSNLAKKRGWWTPVFLTASLASATYYLKHSNEFFGLFMDDTMMYSSAVFKVTIKNFQNEKNTSFNRKGEDKEEPYEVLEIGCGWGTLAIEVVKRTGCKYTGFTLSIEQLKYVEEKVKEAGLQERITFKLCDYRQLCDTQKYDRIISCEMIEHVGHKFMETFFSHCEAALAEDGIFVLQFTAIPEELYDESRLTSGFITEYIFPGGCLPSLARVTSAMASSSRLCIENVENIGIHYYPTLRYWRKNLLERQKQIIDLGFDEKFLRTWEYYFDYCAAGFKTLTLRNYQIVFSRPGNVAAFGNDDPFHSSALTQEMGLILQTGNVSSNVVFSVCFPLSFIICKRLPRHLKQFCFHDYAFCSNNLSLSRPYI
- a CDS encoding Cyclopropane-fatty-acyl-phospholipid synthase gives rise to the protein MLHINTYELNRILEGDTIFIFGENESTCPLKSILKIHSPQFYWKVMTLADLGLADAYINGDFSFVDKDSGLLNLIMILIANRDLNSRKSNLAKKRGWWTPVFLTASLASATYYLKHSNEFFGLFMDDTMMYSSAVFKVTIKNFQNEKNTSFNRKGEDKEEPYEVLEIGCGWGTLAIEVVKRTGCKYTGFTLSIEQLKYVEEKVKEAGLQERITFKLCDYRQLCDTQKYDRIISCEMIEHVGHKFMETFFSHCEAALAEDGIFVLQFTAIPEELYDESRLTSGFITEYIFPGGCLPSLARVTSAMASSSRLCIENVENIGIHYYPTLRYWRKNLLERQKQIIDLGFDEKFLRTWEYYFDYCAAGFKTLTLRNYQIVFSRPGNVAAFGNDDPFHSSALTQEMGLILQTGNVSSNVVFSVCFPLSFIICKRLPRHLKQFCFHDYAFCSNNLSLSRPYI